The following coding sequences are from one Panthera leo isolate Ple1 chromosome E1, P.leo_Ple1_pat1.1, whole genome shotgun sequence window:
- the RFFL gene encoding E3 ubiquitin-protein ligase rififylin isoform X5: MWATCCNWFCLDGQPEEVPPPQGARTQAYSNPGYSSFPSPTGSEPSCKACGAHFANMARKQQTCLDCKKNFCLSCSSQVGNGPRLCLLCQRFRATAFRREELMKMKVKDLRDYLSLHDTSTEMCREKEELVFLVLGQQPVISQEGRTRAPTLSADVPEQQAFLTQPPASTVPPTSPHLASSSAQATSVPPAQAQETQQANGHVSQDQEEPVYPESTARAPAEDETQSVDSEDGFVPGRRASLSDLTDLEDIEGLTVRQLKEILARNFVNYKGCCEKWELMERVTRLYKDQKGLQHLVCGAEDQNGVAAPSSVEENLCRICMDSPIDCVLLECGHMVTCTKCGKRMNECPICRQYVIRAVHVFRS, encoded by the exons ATGTGGGCAACCTGCTGCAACTGGTTCTGCCTGGATGGACAGCCTGAGGAGGTCCCCCCGCCCCAGGGAGCCAGGACGCAGGCCTATTCCAACCCTGGGTacagctccttcccctcccctacagGCTCGGAACCAAGCTGCAAGGCTTGCGGGGCCCACTTCGCGAACATGGCCAGGAAG CAGCAGACCTGCCTGGACTGCAAGAAGAATTTCTGCCTGAGCTGTTCGAGCCAGGTGGGAAATGGGCCCCGCCTCTGCCTTCTGTGCCAGCGGTTCCGAGCCACGGCCTTTCGGCGGGAGGAGCTCATGAAGATGAAGGTGAAGGACCTCAGGGACTATCTCAGCCTCCATGACACCTCCACCGAAATGTGCCGGGAGAAAGAGGAGCTGGTGTTCTTGGTGCTTGGCCAGCAGCCCGTAATCTCCCAGGAGGGCAGGACTCGCGCGCCCACCTTGTCCGCGGATGTCCCCGAGCAGCAGGCCTTCCTGACCCAGCCTCCCGCCAGCACGGTACCTCCTACCTCGCCTCACCTCGCCTCTTCGTCCGCACAGGCCACCTCTGTTCCCCCAGCCCAGGCTCAGGAAACCCAGCAG GCCAATGGCCATGTGTCTCAGGACCAAGAGGAACCCGTCTACCCGGAGAGCACAGCCAGAGCACCTGCTGAGGATGAGACCCAG TCTGTCGACTCAGAGGACGGCTTCGTCCCAGGCCGGAGGGCCTCTCTGTCTGACCTGACCGACCTGGAGGACATTGAAGGTCTGACCGTGCGGCAGCTGAAGGAGATCCTGGCGCGCAACTTCGTCAACTACAAGGGCTGCTGTGAGAAGTGGGAGCTGATGGAGAGGGTGACGCGGCTGTACAAGGACCAGAAGGGCCTCCAGCACCTGG tGTGTGGTGCTGAAGACCAGAACG GGGTAGCGGCGCCGTCCAGTGTGGAGGAGAACCTGTGTAGGATCTGCATGGACTCGCCCATCGACTGTGTCCTGCTGGAGTGCGGCCACATGGTGACCTGCACCAAGTGCGGCAAGCGCATGAACGAGTGTCCCATCTGCCGGCAGTACGTGATCCGAGCCGTGCACGTCTTCCGATCGTGA
- the RFFL gene encoding E3 ubiquitin-protein ligase rififylin isoform X1 has translation MATGEAGGGEKPTAPENMSSPQRSTLAADFIMWATCCNWFCLDGQPEEVPPPQGARTQAYSNPGYSSFPSPTGSEPSCKACGAHFANMARKQQTCLDCKKNFCLSCSSQVGNGPRLCLLCQRFRATAFRREELMKMKVKDLRDYLSLHDTSTEMCREKEELVFLVLGQQPVISQEGRTRAPTLSADVPEQQAFLTQPPASTVPPTSPHLASSSAQATSVPPAQAQETQQANGHVSQDQEEPVYPESTARAPAEDETQSVDSEDGFVPGRRASLSDLTDLEDIEGLTVRQLKEILARNFVNYKGCCEKWELMERVTRLYKDQKGLQHLVCGAEDQNGVAAPSSVEENLCRICMDSPIDCVLLECGHMVTCTKCGKRMNECPICRQYVIRAVHVFRS, from the exons ATGGCCACTGGTGAAGCAGGAGGTGGCGAGAAACCTACGGCCCCTGAAAACATGTCTTCACCTCAACGCTCAACTCTGGCAGCAG ATTTTATCATGTGGGCAACCTGCTGCAACTGGTTCTGCCTGGATGGACAGCCTGAGGAGGTCCCCCCGCCCCAGGGAGCCAGGACGCAGGCCTATTCCAACCCTGGGTacagctccttcccctcccctacagGCTCGGAACCAAGCTGCAAGGCTTGCGGGGCCCACTTCGCGAACATGGCCAGGAAG CAGCAGACCTGCCTGGACTGCAAGAAGAATTTCTGCCTGAGCTGTTCGAGCCAGGTGGGAAATGGGCCCCGCCTCTGCCTTCTGTGCCAGCGGTTCCGAGCCACGGCCTTTCGGCGGGAGGAGCTCATGAAGATGAAGGTGAAGGACCTCAGGGACTATCTCAGCCTCCATGACACCTCCACCGAAATGTGCCGGGAGAAAGAGGAGCTGGTGTTCTTGGTGCTTGGCCAGCAGCCCGTAATCTCCCAGGAGGGCAGGACTCGCGCGCCCACCTTGTCCGCGGATGTCCCCGAGCAGCAGGCCTTCCTGACCCAGCCTCCCGCCAGCACGGTACCTCCTACCTCGCCTCACCTCGCCTCTTCGTCCGCACAGGCCACCTCTGTTCCCCCAGCCCAGGCTCAGGAAACCCAGCAG GCCAATGGCCATGTGTCTCAGGACCAAGAGGAACCCGTCTACCCGGAGAGCACAGCCAGAGCACCTGCTGAGGATGAGACCCAG TCTGTCGACTCAGAGGACGGCTTCGTCCCAGGCCGGAGGGCCTCTCTGTCTGACCTGACCGACCTGGAGGACATTGAAGGTCTGACCGTGCGGCAGCTGAAGGAGATCCTGGCGCGCAACTTCGTCAACTACAAGGGCTGCTGTGAGAAGTGGGAGCTGATGGAGAGGGTGACGCGGCTGTACAAGGACCAGAAGGGCCTCCAGCACCTGG tGTGTGGTGCTGAAGACCAGAACG GGGTAGCGGCGCCGTCCAGTGTGGAGGAGAACCTGTGTAGGATCTGCATGGACTCGCCCATCGACTGTGTCCTGCTGGAGTGCGGCCACATGGTGACCTGCACCAAGTGCGGCAAGCGCATGAACGAGTGTCCCATCTGCCGGCAGTACGTGATCCGAGCCGTGCACGTCTTCCGATCGTGA
- the RFFL gene encoding E3 ubiquitin-protein ligase rififylin isoform X3, translated as MATGEAGGGEKPTAPENMSSPQRSTLAADFIMWATCCNWFCLDGQPEEVPPPQGARTQAYSNPGYSSFPSPTGSEPSCKACGAHFANMARKQQTCLDCKKNFCLSCSSQVGNGPRLCLLCQRFRATAFRREELMKMKVKDLRDYLSLHDTSTEMCREKEELVFLVLGQQPVISQEGRTRAPTLSADVPEQQAFLTQPPASTVPPTSPHLASSSAQATSVPPAQAQETQQSVDSEDGFVPGRRASLSDLTDLEDIEGLTVRQLKEILARNFVNYKGCCEKWELMERVTRLYKDQKGLQHLVCGAEDQNGVAAPSSVEENLCRICMDSPIDCVLLECGHMVTCTKCGKRMNECPICRQYVIRAVHVFRS; from the exons ATGGCCACTGGTGAAGCAGGAGGTGGCGAGAAACCTACGGCCCCTGAAAACATGTCTTCACCTCAACGCTCAACTCTGGCAGCAG ATTTTATCATGTGGGCAACCTGCTGCAACTGGTTCTGCCTGGATGGACAGCCTGAGGAGGTCCCCCCGCCCCAGGGAGCCAGGACGCAGGCCTATTCCAACCCTGGGTacagctccttcccctcccctacagGCTCGGAACCAAGCTGCAAGGCTTGCGGGGCCCACTTCGCGAACATGGCCAGGAAG CAGCAGACCTGCCTGGACTGCAAGAAGAATTTCTGCCTGAGCTGTTCGAGCCAGGTGGGAAATGGGCCCCGCCTCTGCCTTCTGTGCCAGCGGTTCCGAGCCACGGCCTTTCGGCGGGAGGAGCTCATGAAGATGAAGGTGAAGGACCTCAGGGACTATCTCAGCCTCCATGACACCTCCACCGAAATGTGCCGGGAGAAAGAGGAGCTGGTGTTCTTGGTGCTTGGCCAGCAGCCCGTAATCTCCCAGGAGGGCAGGACTCGCGCGCCCACCTTGTCCGCGGATGTCCCCGAGCAGCAGGCCTTCCTGACCCAGCCTCCCGCCAGCACGGTACCTCCTACCTCGCCTCACCTCGCCTCTTCGTCCGCACAGGCCACCTCTGTTCCCCCAGCCCAGGCTCAGGAAACCCAGCAG TCTGTCGACTCAGAGGACGGCTTCGTCCCAGGCCGGAGGGCCTCTCTGTCTGACCTGACCGACCTGGAGGACATTGAAGGTCTGACCGTGCGGCAGCTGAAGGAGATCCTGGCGCGCAACTTCGTCAACTACAAGGGCTGCTGTGAGAAGTGGGAGCTGATGGAGAGGGTGACGCGGCTGTACAAGGACCAGAAGGGCCTCCAGCACCTGG tGTGTGGTGCTGAAGACCAGAACG GGGTAGCGGCGCCGTCCAGTGTGGAGGAGAACCTGTGTAGGATCTGCATGGACTCGCCCATCGACTGTGTCCTGCTGGAGTGCGGCCACATGGTGACCTGCACCAAGTGCGGCAAGCGCATGAACGAGTGTCCCATCTGCCGGCAGTACGTGATCCGAGCCGTGCACGTCTTCCGATCGTGA
- the RFFL gene encoding E3 ubiquitin-protein ligase rififylin isoform X4, whose amino-acid sequence MATGEAGGGEKPTAPENMSSPQRSTLAADFIMWATCCNWFCLDGQPEEVPPPQGARTQAYSNPGYSSFPSPTGSEPSCKACGAHFANMARKQTCLDCKKNFCLSCSSQVGNGPRLCLLCQRFRATAFRREELMKMKVKDLRDYLSLHDTSTEMCREKEELVFLVLGQQPVISQEGRTRAPTLSADVPEQQAFLTQPPASTVPPTSPHLASSSAQATSVPPAQAQETQQSVDSEDGFVPGRRASLSDLTDLEDIEGLTVRQLKEILARNFVNYKGCCEKWELMERVTRLYKDQKGLQHLVCGAEDQNGVAAPSSVEENLCRICMDSPIDCVLLECGHMVTCTKCGKRMNECPICRQYVIRAVHVFRS is encoded by the exons ATGGCCACTGGTGAAGCAGGAGGTGGCGAGAAACCTACGGCCCCTGAAAACATGTCTTCACCTCAACGCTCAACTCTGGCAGCAG ATTTTATCATGTGGGCAACCTGCTGCAACTGGTTCTGCCTGGATGGACAGCCTGAGGAGGTCCCCCCGCCCCAGGGAGCCAGGACGCAGGCCTATTCCAACCCTGGGTacagctccttcccctcccctacagGCTCGGAACCAAGCTGCAAGGCTTGCGGGGCCCACTTCGCGAACATGGCCAGGAAG CAGACCTGCCTGGACTGCAAGAAGAATTTCTGCCTGAGCTGTTCGAGCCAGGTGGGAAATGGGCCCCGCCTCTGCCTTCTGTGCCAGCGGTTCCGAGCCACGGCCTTTCGGCGGGAGGAGCTCATGAAGATGAAGGTGAAGGACCTCAGGGACTATCTCAGCCTCCATGACACCTCCACCGAAATGTGCCGGGAGAAAGAGGAGCTGGTGTTCTTGGTGCTTGGCCAGCAGCCCGTAATCTCCCAGGAGGGCAGGACTCGCGCGCCCACCTTGTCCGCGGATGTCCCCGAGCAGCAGGCCTTCCTGACCCAGCCTCCCGCCAGCACGGTACCTCCTACCTCGCCTCACCTCGCCTCTTCGTCCGCACAGGCCACCTCTGTTCCCCCAGCCCAGGCTCAGGAAACCCAGCAG TCTGTCGACTCAGAGGACGGCTTCGTCCCAGGCCGGAGGGCCTCTCTGTCTGACCTGACCGACCTGGAGGACATTGAAGGTCTGACCGTGCGGCAGCTGAAGGAGATCCTGGCGCGCAACTTCGTCAACTACAAGGGCTGCTGTGAGAAGTGGGAGCTGATGGAGAGGGTGACGCGGCTGTACAAGGACCAGAAGGGCCTCCAGCACCTGG tGTGTGGTGCTGAAGACCAGAACG GGGTAGCGGCGCCGTCCAGTGTGGAGGAGAACCTGTGTAGGATCTGCATGGACTCGCCCATCGACTGTGTCCTGCTGGAGTGCGGCCACATGGTGACCTGCACCAAGTGCGGCAAGCGCATGAACGAGTGTCCCATCTGCCGGCAGTACGTGATCCGAGCCGTGCACGTCTTCCGATCGTGA
- the RFFL gene encoding E3 ubiquitin-protein ligase rififylin isoform X2, which produces MATGEAGGGEKPTAPENMSSPQRSTLAADFIMWATCCNWFCLDGQPEEVPPPQGARTQAYSNPGYSSFPSPTGSEPSCKACGAHFANMARKQTCLDCKKNFCLSCSSQVGNGPRLCLLCQRFRATAFRREELMKMKVKDLRDYLSLHDTSTEMCREKEELVFLVLGQQPVISQEGRTRAPTLSADVPEQQAFLTQPPASTVPPTSPHLASSSAQATSVPPAQAQETQQANGHVSQDQEEPVYPESTARAPAEDETQSVDSEDGFVPGRRASLSDLTDLEDIEGLTVRQLKEILARNFVNYKGCCEKWELMERVTRLYKDQKGLQHLVCGAEDQNGVAAPSSVEENLCRICMDSPIDCVLLECGHMVTCTKCGKRMNECPICRQYVIRAVHVFRS; this is translated from the exons ATGGCCACTGGTGAAGCAGGAGGTGGCGAGAAACCTACGGCCCCTGAAAACATGTCTTCACCTCAACGCTCAACTCTGGCAGCAG ATTTTATCATGTGGGCAACCTGCTGCAACTGGTTCTGCCTGGATGGACAGCCTGAGGAGGTCCCCCCGCCCCAGGGAGCCAGGACGCAGGCCTATTCCAACCCTGGGTacagctccttcccctcccctacagGCTCGGAACCAAGCTGCAAGGCTTGCGGGGCCCACTTCGCGAACATGGCCAGGAAG CAGACCTGCCTGGACTGCAAGAAGAATTTCTGCCTGAGCTGTTCGAGCCAGGTGGGAAATGGGCCCCGCCTCTGCCTTCTGTGCCAGCGGTTCCGAGCCACGGCCTTTCGGCGGGAGGAGCTCATGAAGATGAAGGTGAAGGACCTCAGGGACTATCTCAGCCTCCATGACACCTCCACCGAAATGTGCCGGGAGAAAGAGGAGCTGGTGTTCTTGGTGCTTGGCCAGCAGCCCGTAATCTCCCAGGAGGGCAGGACTCGCGCGCCCACCTTGTCCGCGGATGTCCCCGAGCAGCAGGCCTTCCTGACCCAGCCTCCCGCCAGCACGGTACCTCCTACCTCGCCTCACCTCGCCTCTTCGTCCGCACAGGCCACCTCTGTTCCCCCAGCCCAGGCTCAGGAAACCCAGCAG GCCAATGGCCATGTGTCTCAGGACCAAGAGGAACCCGTCTACCCGGAGAGCACAGCCAGAGCACCTGCTGAGGATGAGACCCAG TCTGTCGACTCAGAGGACGGCTTCGTCCCAGGCCGGAGGGCCTCTCTGTCTGACCTGACCGACCTGGAGGACATTGAAGGTCTGACCGTGCGGCAGCTGAAGGAGATCCTGGCGCGCAACTTCGTCAACTACAAGGGCTGCTGTGAGAAGTGGGAGCTGATGGAGAGGGTGACGCGGCTGTACAAGGACCAGAAGGGCCTCCAGCACCTGG tGTGTGGTGCTGAAGACCAGAACG GGGTAGCGGCGCCGTCCAGTGTGGAGGAGAACCTGTGTAGGATCTGCATGGACTCGCCCATCGACTGTGTCCTGCTGGAGTGCGGCCACATGGTGACCTGCACCAAGTGCGGCAAGCGCATGAACGAGTGTCCCATCTGCCGGCAGTACGTGATCCGAGCCGTGCACGTCTTCCGATCGTGA